Genomic window (Allostreptomyces psammosilenae):
CCCCTGCCGAAAAACCGGTGCGCGCGCGCCGCGAGATCGCTACGCTGCGGCGCGGCGGGTTCGCGCGGCACAAGTCCGCGAACCGAACACGACCGCCCTCACATCCGCCACCCCCGGATCGCCACCGACCCGGGGGCGCTCAGGCATGCCCGCATGCCTGTCGGCACTTCCCCGGCCTCGCCGCGACGGCGCGCCCTCCCCACCGACGACAGGGAGACGACCATGCCCCCGACCACCCCCACCGCCCCCGCGGACCCCGACGAACCCGCCCAAGACGGACACCCCCCGCCCGGTCTGCCGGCGCGTCACCCACCCGCCGGGGCTGGCGCGGCCTGGGGCCTGTACGGCTCCGTCGCCCGCGGCTCGTTCCGCCGGTACGCCACCTACCGGGCGGCCACCCTCGCCGGGCTCTTCACCAACACCGTCTTCGGCTTCATCCTGGCCTACACCTTCGCCGCGCTGTGGCAGGCCCGGCCCGGGCTCGGCGGGTACGACACCTCCCAGGCCGTCACCTACATCTGGGTCAGCCAGGGCCTGCTGGTCACCGTCGCCGTCTGGGGCGGCGGCTTCCAGGACGACGTGCAGACCCGGATCCGCGACGGCGACATCGTCGTCGACCTGTACCGGCCGGTCGACTTCCAGCTGTGGTGGCTGGCCAGCGACCTCGGCCGGGCCGCCTTCCACCTCCTCGCCCGCGGCATCGTGCCCCTGGCGGTCGGCGCCCTCGCCTTCCACCTGCGCATGCCGGTCTCGGCGTCGACCTGGGTCGCCTTCCTGCTCTCGGTCGCCCTCGCCGTCGTGGTCAGCTTCGGCATCCGCTACCTGGTGTCGCTGGCCGGCTTCTGGCTGCTGGACTCCGAGGGCCTGCGGACGGTCGCCCTGCTCCTCGGCATGTTCTTCTCCGGCATGCTGCTGCCGATCGCCCTCTTCCCCGGCGCGCTCGGCGAGGTGGCGCGGATCATGCCGTGGTCGGCGATGATCCAGATCCCCGGGGACGTCTTCCTGGAACGGCGCACCGGGGGTGACCTGGCCGCCGCGTTCGGCTTCCAGGCAGCCTGGGCGCTGGTGCTGCTCGCCGCCGGCCGCGCCGTGCAGGGGCTGGCCACCCGGAAGGTGGTGGTCCAGGGTGGCTGACGCGCTGACCGAACGGACCACCGCGCCGGACCGCGGCCCGGGACCGCTGTGGTCGCTGCGGGTGTGGCGGATGACCGCCGGGATGTGGGTGCGCTCGGCCCTGACCTACCGGGCCTCCTTCGCGATGATGCTGCTCGGCAACCTGGCCGTCACCACGCTGGACTTCGTCATCGTCGCGCTCATGTTCCAGCACACCGACCACCTCGGCGGCTGGGCGATGCCCGAGGTCGCCTTCCTCTACGCCACCTCCAGCCTCGCCATCGGGATCGCCGACCTGCTGGTCGGCAGCATCGAGGGTCTCGGCCGGCGGGTCCGGCTCGGCACCTTCGACACCATGCTGGTCCGGCCCGCCCCCGTGCTCGCCCAGATGGCCGCCGACCGCTTCGCGCTGCGCCGGCTGGGCCGGCCCCTGCAGGCCTGTGCCGTCCTGGTCTGGTCGCTGACCGCCGTCGACGTGCACTGGACCTGGGACCGGGTGCTGCTCGTCCCGGTGATGCTGGTCTGCGGCGCCGTGATCTTCGCCGCGCTCTTCGTGGCGGGCGCCGCCTTCCAGTTCTGGGCCGCCGACGCGGCCGAGGTGCAGAACAGCTTCACCTACGGGGGCGCCACCATGCTCCAGTACCCGCCGACGATCTTCGCCCGCGAACTGGTCACCGGTGTGGTCTTCGGCGTCCCGCTGGCCTTCGTCAACTGGCTGCCGGCACTGCACGTCCTGGACCGTCCGGACCCGTTGGGCCTGCCGGAGGCGTTCCACTTCGCCTCCCCGCTCGCCGCGGCGCTGGCCGCGACCGTCGCCTGGCTCGCCTGGCGCGCCGGCGTGCGCGCCTACCGCGGCACCGGCAGCTGACCCACCCACGCCGACCCGCCAACACGACGCGACCGAAAGGCCCTTGCACCATGCCCCTGATCGAACTGGACGACGTCGCCCGCACCTTCACCATCCGCGCCAAGACCGGCCGGTTCCGCCGGGAGAAACGCCGGGTCCGCGCCGTCGACGGCCTGACCTTCACCGTGGAGGCCGGCGAGTGCGTCGGCTACATCGGCCCCAACGGCGCGGGGAAGTCGACCACCATCAAGATGCTCACCGGCATCCTGGTGCCGAGCGCCGGCCGGCTGCGGGTCGCCGGCGTCGACCCGGCCCGCGACCGGGTCCGGCTCGCCCGGCGCATCGGCGTCGTCTTCGGCCAGCGCACCACCCTGTGGTGGGACCTGCCGCTGCGCGACTCCTACGAGCTGGCCAGGCGCGTCTACCGCATCCCCGCCGCGCGCTACCGGGCCAACCTGGAGCGCTGCCTGGACCTGCTCGAACTGGGCCCGCTGCTGGACACCCCGGTCCGCCAGCTCTCCCTGGGGCAGCGGATGCGGGGCGACATCGCCGCGGCCCTGCTGCACGACCCCGAGGTGCTCTACCTGGACGAGCCCACCATCGGCCTCGACATCGTCTCCAAGAACCGGGTGCGGCGGTTCCTGAAGGACGTCAACGCCGAGGCCGGCACCACCGTGCTGCTGACCACCCACGACCTGACCGACATCGAGCAACTGTGCTCGCGGGTGATGGTCATCGACCACGGCCGGCTGATCCACGACGGCGGCCTGGAGGACCTGCACGCGGTGGGGCGCAGCGAGCGCACCCTGGTGGTGGACCTCGCCGAGGTCACGGCGCCCATCGAGGTGGCCGGCGCCCGGGTGGTCCGGGTGGACGGGCCGCGGCAGTGGCTGGCGTTCCCCGCCACCAGCAGCGCCGCCCCGGTGGTGGCGGCCGTCGCCGCCCGCTACCCGCTGGTGGACCTCTCGGTCCGCGAGCCGGCGATCGAGGACGTCATCGCCCGGATGTACAGCGAGGGGACGGAGGGCGGACCGGGCGGCGGGGCGCACCCCGAGGAGGAGCGGACCGCGAGCGGCGCCGCGCCGCCGTCCTGAGGGAGCGTCCGCGTCGCCCCCTCGACCGATCGGAAGGGTTCCCCGGGGCGGATCGCTGTCGGGGGCACAGGGCGTGACGGCCGTGAACATTGTGCGGAACCGGCATCGACGCGCCCCGGGCCACCTGGAAAGCATGCGTGACCATGGGAAATCTTCATATCGTCCGACCGGGTGTGTGGGTGTGGCTGCCGAACGGCGGCACGTGGGGGATGGCGAACATCGGCCTGATCCACGACGGTGACGTGGCCGCCGTCGTGGACACCCCCTACACGGTCCCGCTCACCGAGGCGTTACTCGCCGAGGCCCGAAGGGCGCTGGGCGCCGTCTCCGTCGAGGTGGTGGTCAACACCCACGGCAACGGCGACCACAGCTGGGGGAACCAGTGCTTCCCGGGCGCCGAGATCATCAGCACCGCCGACAACCACGACCACCTGCACGCGGAGCCCACCCCGCAACAGGTGCACGCCCTGGTGCACGACACCGACCCGGCCTCGCCGATGGGCTGGTACATGCGGCGGCACTTCGGCGGGTTCGACTTCTCGACCGTGGAACCGACCGCCCCGAACCGCACCTTCACCGAACGGCTGGAGCTGCGGGTCGGATCGCTGGCGGTGGAACTGCTGGAGGTGGGCCCGGCGCACACCGCGGGCGACCTCGTGGTCCACCTGCCGCGGCGGGGGGTGTCTTCGCGGGGGACGTGCTCTTCGCCGGCGACCACCCCTGCCACTGGGCGGGTCCGCTGGAGCGCGTCATCGCCGCGGCCGAACGGATCCTCGGTCTCGGCCCCGAGGTGGTCGTCCCGGGCCACGGCGGGCTGCTGGACGCCGCGGGAGTGCGCGAGCACATCGGCTACCTGGAGCGGCTCCGGGACCACGCGGCGGACTGCTTCGAGCGGGGCGTCGACCTGCCGGAGGCGACCGCGCGGTTCCTCGCCGACGGCGGCTTCGAGCTGGGGCTGCCGGAACGCGTGCTGATCACCCTCGCGACCGAGTACCGGCACCTGCGCGGCGGGGACGAGCGCCCCGACCTGGTCGCCGCGGTCGGGGCCGCCGCGCGGCTCGCCTGGGAGTGGGAGCACCACCCCTCCAGGAGCCCCGGGCCGGCGCCGTCCGGGCCCGAGCCGTCCGCCCCCGGCGGCGGCCGGTCCTTCGCCGCCTGAACGGCCGATCGCGCCTCGCCCGCCCAGCCCTCGTGGCCGGGCGGGCGAGGCGGCGGGGTGCGCCGGGGCCCGGTCACTCCACGACGAGTTCGACCGGGATGTTCCCGCGGGTGGCCTTGGAGTACGGGCAGAACCGGTGCGCCCGCTCCACGAGCTCGCGCCCGGTCGCGTTCTGCAGCTCCTCCGGCAGTTCGACGCGCAGGGTCACGGAGAGGGCGAAGCCGCCGTCGTCGTCCTTGCCGATGCCGACCTCCGCGGTGACCGAGGCGTCCCGGGTGTCCACCTTCGCCTCCCGGCCGACGGCGCCGAGCGCGCTGGCGAAGCAGGCCGCGTAGCCGGCGGCGAACAGCTGCTCGGGGTTGGTTCCCTTGCCGTCGCCGCCGAGCGCCGCCGGGAAGGCGAGGGTGAGGTCGAGCCGGCCGTCCGAGCTCACGGCCCGCCCCTCGCGGCCGTTGGCGGTCGCCGCGGCGGTGTACAGAGCGTCCATCCGGATCACGTCTCCCTGTCCTGGTCGCGGGCCGGGCGCCCGCTCCGGAGTAATTAGTAGCACGCAATCTAGTTGTCCACAACTGAGTTGTATCCTTGAGGTCATGGTCACCACTCCGAACTCCGGGCAGGCGTCGTCGGCGGGCGGCGCGGCGCTGCCGTCCGGTGCCGAGATGCTCCGGCTGGACGCGCAGATCTGCTTCGCGCTGCACGCCGCCTCGCGGGCCTTCGGGGGGCTGTACCGGCGGCTGCTGCGGGACCTTGGCCTCACCTACCCGCAGTACCTGGTGATGCTGGCGCTGTGGGAGCACGGCGAGCTGTCCGTCAAGCGGCTCGGCGAGCTGCTGCGGCTCGACTCCGGCACGCTGTCGCCGCTGCTGAAGCGGCTGGACGCGGCCGGCCTGGTGCGCAAGGAGCGCAGCGCGCGGGACGAGCGCTCGGTGCTCGTCCGCCCGACCGCCCAGGGGGAGGCCCTGCGGGAACGCGCCGAGGAGGTGCCGGTGCGGATCGTCTCCGCGACCGGGCTCGGCCTGGAGGAGGTGGTGCGGCTGCGCGACACGCTGCACCGGCTCACCGACGTGCTCGACGCGGCCGACCCGGACGCCGGAACCGGGAGCTGACCTCGGCGGCTCAGTGCCGCGGCGCCCCGCCGGCGGCGCGCTCCCGCCGCGCGCGGTCGTACGCCTGCTGCGCGGCGAGCACCCGCTCCGTGCGCTCCTCCGACCAGCGGGCCAGCGACCACACGTGTCCGGCGGCCTCCTCGCCGAGCGCGGTGAGGGAGTAGTCCACCCGCGGCGGGATGACGGCGTGCGCGTGGCGGTGCACCAGGCCGTCGCGCTCCAGGGTCTGCAGGGTCTGGGTGAGCATCTTCTCGGTCACCCCGCCGACGGCGCGGCGCAGCTCGCCGAAGCGGTGCGGCCGCTCCAGCAGCGCGGCGAGCACCAGCACCCCCCAGCGGCTGGTGACGTGCTCCAGGACCATGCGCTGCGGGCACCGCGGCCCGCCGCTCACCCGGGTGACGCTATCGCTCATGCCGGTAACTTACTTCAAAGTGGGTACTTCGAAATAGTTAGCGCTTCCTCCTAGGGTGGTTCACGGAACAGCCGATCCCCCGAACAGGAGAGCAGCGACATGATCGTCATCACCGGAGCCACCGGCCAGCTCGGCCGCCTCGTCATCGATGGCCTGCTGGAGAAGGTGCCGGCGGAGCGGGTGGCCGCCGTCGTCCGCGACCGGGACAGGGCCGCCGACCTGGCGGCGCGCGGCGTCCAGCTGCGGATCGCCGACTACGACCGGCCGGAGACCCTGCGGGACGCCTTCCGGGCCGGTGAGAAGGTGCTGCTCATCTCCGGCACCGAGGCGGGTCGCCGGGTGCCCCAGCACACGGCCGTGGTGGACGCCGCCCGGCGGGCGGGCGTCGCCCTGCTCGCCTACACCAGCGTGCTGGGCGGCCCGGAGGCGGACTTCCTGCTCGCCGACGACCACCGGGAGACCGAGCGGGTGATCCTCGGCTCCGGCCTGCCCCACGTCCTGCTGCGCAACGGCTGGTACCACGAGAACTACACCGGGCAGCTGGCCACCGCGCTGGAGCACGGCGCGGTGCTCGGCTCCGCGGGCGAGGGCCGGATCGCCTCCGCCTCCCGCGCGGACTTCGCGGCCGCCGCCGTCGCCGTGCTGACCGGCGAGGGCCACGAGAACCGGGCGTACGAGCTCAGCGGGGACGTCGCCTGGAGCCTCGCCGAGTACGCCGCCGAGGTGACCAGGCTCTCCGGCCGGGAGGTCGTCTACCGCGAGCTGCCGCCGGCCGCGTACCAGGAGGTCCTGGTCGGCGCGGGTGTCCCGGAGCCGATGGCCGCGATCCTGGTCGACGTGGACGCCGCGATCGCCCGCGGCCGGCTCGCCGGCACCAGCGGCGACCTCCGCCGGCTCATCGGCCGGCCCACCACCCCCCTCGCGGACGCCATCGCCGCCGCGCTGAAGGGCTGACGCCCCACCGCGTTCCCGCCGCGCCCCCGCCACGGCGACCCGCCCGCCGCGTCCCCGCCCCCGGCCACGATCGCCGCCGGGGGCGGGGACACGGCGGGCCCTCAGCCCGGGGTCGTCCCCGGTCGCGCCGCCGGCCGCCCGGCGGGCCGTTCCGCCGCCGGCTCATCCGCCGGCCGCTCCACCTCCACGCGCTCCGCCCACGGGCCCCTCACCAGCGGCATGCCGGAGACGCCCTCCGCCGTGGCGCGGACCGCCAGCACCTGGTTGACGCCGAGCCGGTTCCGCTCGAAGGCCAGTGCCGAGGCCGCCATGTACAGCCGCCAGACCCTCGCCCGCCCCGGCGAGGTGAGCCGGACGGCCGCCGCCCAGTTCGCCTCCAGGTTCGCCACCCAGGCCCGCAGCGTCAGCGCGTAGTGCTCGCGGAGCGCCTGCACGTCCCGCACCTCGAACCCGGCCTCCTCCAGCAGGGCGACCGTGCTGCCCAGTGGGGCCAGCTCCCCGTCCGGGAAGACGTAGCGGTCGATGAACCGGTCGACCCGGTACCGCGCCTCCTCGGCCCACGGCCGGCGGGCGATCTGGTGGTTGAGCAGGCGCCCGCCCGGTCGCAGCAGGCCGTACAGCGCGGCGGCGTACTCCCGGTAGCGCGCCGCGCCGACGTGCTCCGCCATCCCGATCGAGGAGATCGCGTCGTAGGGGCCGTCGGTGACCTCCCGGTAGTCCCGCACCCGGATCTCCACCCGGTCGCCCAGCCCGGCCGCGGCGATCCGCTCCCGGGCGAAGGCCGCCTGCTCCGCGGAGAGGGTGACGCCCACCGCGCGCACCCCGTAGTGCTCCGCCGCGTGCGCGACCATCGCCCCCCAGCCGCAGCCCACGTCGAGCAGCCGCGCTCCGGGGCGGAGCGCCAGCTTGCGGCAGATCAGGTCGAGCTTGGCGCGCTGGGCGTCCTCCAGGGTGGTGCCCCGGACGGTGCCGTCGGCCGCCGCCGCCCCGCCGCCCGACGGCCCCGCGCCGTCGGGCCCCGCCCAGTACGCGCAGGAGTAGACCATGGAGGGCCCGAGCACCAGGGCGTAGAAGTCGTTGCCCACGTCGTAGTGGTGGCTGATCGCGGCGCGGTCCCGGCGCGGGCTGTGCCGCGCCCCCCGCCGCCGTCCGGCCTCCTCGCGCGGTGGCGCCGGCGGCAGGGCCGGCCCGGCCAGGGCGAGGGCCTCCCGGGCCAGCTGGCGGATCCTCGGATCCCGCAGGGTGGCCGGGACGCGCCCCGCCGGCGGCGCCGGGCCGTCGCCGTCGCCGCCGGCCCGGACCAGCGTGCCGAGGCGGTCCAGTGCCTCGTACAGATCGCCCTCGACGTCGATCTCACCGGCCACCCAGGCCCTGGCCAGGCCGAGCTCCCCGGGTTTCCAGAGCAGGCGGTGCAGTGCCCGGCGGTCGCGGACCACCAGGGTCGGCGGGCCGTCGGGGCCCGCCTCGCTGCCGTCCCAGGCGCGCAGCCGCACCGGCAGCGGGCTGCCGAGGGTCTGCCTCACCAGCGTGGCCAAGCGACCGGCCGTGTACGACATGGTGGCTACCTCCATCCCGTGGACGCGACCCGCTCGCCAGGGCGACTCCCCGAGCCCGCGCGGTCGTCCCCGGCCGGGGCCGGAGCCCGCGGACGCTCGCCCGCCGACGGGCACCCGCGCGCACGACGGCCGCCGGCGGACGCCCGCGCCCACCGTCACAGGTCATGCACGCATTGTGCTCCCGCCCGGCGGGAGTCCGCGGCCCTTCGGGGATCCGGCACGCCAAGGCGACCGGATCGGCCGACCGGGACGGCACGGGCACCCGGCAGGCACCCGCCCGGACGCCTCCGGCCCGGTGAACCGGCCCGGCGACCCGGCACCCGGTCAACGGTTCCGGCGCCGCACCCCCACCACGGTCACCGCCGCGCCCACGACGACCAGCCCCACGGACTCCCAGCCGCGCAGCGCCTGCGCCCCGTCGCAGGTGTCCACCTGCTCGGCGGTGGCCTGGGCGTCGTCCGGTGCCACGACCGAACCGCAGTCCAGCCCGCCCCGCGCCTCGATGGGGCGCACCGAGTTGACCACCGAGCCCACCAGCAGAAGCAACCCGAGCCACAGCACCCAATTGCGTGCCAGCATGCTTTTTCCTCCCCGTTGTACGCACCAGCCACTCTAGTGGTCGCAAGCGGCGTTTTTGCGAAGTATTGACGTGATGATGATGAACGTTCAGCTATCGTCGGTGACCGGTGGCACACACTGCGGAGCGGAGATGGTTGACCTGACCCCGAGGCCCGGAGGCGTTCTCGTCCGACCAGTCCGGACGGCGCGGTGAGTGACCTCTTCGGCACCGGCCCGGCGTGGGGCGCGGCCCGCTACCCCACGGTGGACGAACTCGACTCCGCCGCCCACGCGCTGGCCCGCCGCCGCCCCGACGTGTGCCGGCTGCGCCGGGTCGGCGCCTCGCGACACGGCCGACCGCTGCGCATGCTCTCCATCGGCCACGGCTCCCGGCACGCCCTGGTGGTCGCCGGGGCGCACTGCAACGAGCCGGTGGGCCGCGCCACCCTGCTGCGGCTGGCCGAGCGACTGCTGACCGACGACGGGCCGCACGGCGGCGCGGACGTGACCTGGCACCTGCTGCTCTGCCTCGACCCCGACGGCGCGCGGCTGAACGAGCCGATGGGCGACACCCCGTTCGCCCTGACCGACCCCTACCGGAACTTCTTCCGGCCGGTGGCCGCCGAGCAGCCCGAGCTGTTCCACGCCGGCCCCCGGGCCGGGACGCCGCTGCCCGAGACCCGCGCGCTCACCGGCGTGATCGACGAACTGCGCCCCTTCGTGCAGCTGACCCTGCACGGCGTCGACATCGGCGGCAGCTTCGTCCAGCTCACCCGGGCCGTCCCCGGGATCGCCGAACCCTTCGCCAAGTCCGCCGCGGAGTTCCAGATCCCGGTGGAGCTCGGCCCCTACGACGCCTTCTACTGGACCGAGGCCGGCCCCGGCGTCTACCTGATGCCCCGCCCGGGCTCCCGCGAGGGCTTCGCCGGCCTCCCGGACGAGGTGGTCCGCTCCACCTGGTACTACCCCCACCGGTACGGCGGCCTCACCGCCGTGGTGGAGGTCCCGATGTGGGCGGCGGTCGACGTCGCCGACGACCGCCCGCACCCCGACCCCGACCGGGCGCTGCGCGAGGCCGCCGGCGCGCTGCACCAGCGGGTGGGCCGGGTGGCCGCCCTGCTCGACCGGGCCCGCCCGTTCCTCCCGGGCGAGCCGGACCCGCTGCTGCGCGCCGCGCGGTTCATCCTGCGAGTGGCGCCCGTGGTCGCCGAGGACTGGGAGGACATCGCGCGGCGCCGGCCGCACGACCCCACCATCCCGCCGATGACCGTGGCCCGCGTCCGCAGCCTGGAGATCGCCGCCCGCCGCGCGGGGCTGCGCACCTCGGCCATGCTCTCCCGGCTGCTGCGCCGCTGCGAGCAGCGCTCCGCGGTCCGGCTCGGGGAGGAGCTCGACGCGCTGGTCGGCCAGTGGTGCGAGGAGTGCCGGACGCTCTTCCGCCCCCGCTGGATCCCGATCGGCCACCAGGCCGAGCACCAGGCCCGCACCGTGCTCGCCACCGTCGAACGGCTCAGCTGAGTCCCCCCGGCCTCGGACGGAGCAGTTCCGGAACGGGGCGTCCCCTCGGCCGGGTCCGGCCGCGCCGGGCCCCGGTCGCGATCCGGCGCCGCGCCCGCTCCGACCTGCGAAAGCCCCGCGACGGCGAGACGAACGGCTGGCGAGTACTGGTGGCGCTGGTGCAATCGGCACCACCATGACCGCTCGACCGGCAACCTGACTGCCAGTCAGACTCGCCAGCGACCGAACGAGAGTCCTGGGAGGCGGAGTGTCCGAGGTGCGTGGGGCGGACGGGGACGGGCGGCCCCGAACGGTGCCGGAGGCGGCGCGGGCCGGCGGGGGGACCGGCCTGCCGGACGGCCTGCTGGAGCCCTGGGACGAACTGGGCGTCCCGCTGATGGTCGACGAGCGGCAGGTGAAGAGCTGGAGGGAGGTCATCAGGCCGGGGGAGACCCATCCCACCCACACCCACCGCCATCCGTGGATCACCGTGGTGGTCTCCGGCGGCACCGGGGAGTCCTGGACCGGTGACGGTGTCCTGGTGGGAGTCGGCTCGCTGCCGACCGGCCTGACCCGCTACAACGGCGAGGACCTCCTCCCGCGGCGCCATTTCGTGCGCAACACCGGCGGCGACGAGGTGGTGTTCGTCGCGGTGGAGCTCCGGATCGACGAGCCGGTGCTGGAACAGGACGCACCGGACGCCCAGGCGGAGTGACCGACTCACCGTCAGATGCACGTCTCTTGTCGGGGGCCGGCGGGCGGCACCGCCGGCGATGCATGAGGAGATCTCGTGACACCACGTGTACGGACACCACGACGCGGACTCGGTGCGGCCATGGCGGGGCTGGCGGCGGCGCTGGTCGTCCCGCTGGCCGGCGGGGCCGCCGGCGCGGCCGGCCAGTCGGTGCCGGGCGCCGCGACGGCCGTGGAGCGCAAGACCGAGGCGGCCGTCCTGGCGCAGGTCGCCGACGACGGGCGGGCCACCTTCTGGCTCCGCCTGGACAGCACCGCCGACCTGCGGCAGGCCACCGCCCGTGCCCCGCGTGACAAGGCCGAGCGGGGCCGCGCCGTGTACCGGGCGCTCACCGAGCACGCGGAGGAGTCCCAGGCCGGGCTGGTCGCGCTGCTGGAGGACGCCGGCGCGGAGTACGAGTCGTTCTGGATCAGCAACAGCATCCGGGTCACCGCCGGCCGGGAGGTCCTGGAGGCGCTCGCCACCCGCCCGGAGGTGGTCGCGGTCGAGGCCGAGGACGTGCTGCCGGCCCGCGCGGCCGAGCCGCCCGCGGCCCCGGAGGCGGCCGGCGCGGACTCCGGGGCCGGCGCGAACGCCGTGGGCTGGAACATCACCGACATCCGGGCCGACGAC
Coding sequences:
- a CDS encoding ABC transporter permease yields the protein MTAGMWVRSALTYRASFAMMLLGNLAVTTLDFVIVALMFQHTDHLGGWAMPEVAFLYATSSLAIGIADLLVGSIEGLGRRVRLGTFDTMLVRPAPVLAQMAADRFALRRLGRPLQACAVLVWSLTAVDVHWTWDRVLLVPVMLVCGAVIFAALFVAGAAFQFWAADAAEVQNSFTYGGATMLQYPPTIFARELVTGVVFGVPLAFVNWLPALHVLDRPDPLGLPEAFHFASPLAAALAATVAWLAWRAGVRAYRGTGS
- a CDS encoding organic hydroperoxide resistance protein gives rise to the protein MDALYTAAATANGREGRAVSSDGRLDLTLAFPAALGGDGKGTNPEQLFAAGYAACFASALGAVGREAKVDTRDASVTAEVGIGKDDDGGFALSVTLRVELPEELQNATGRELVERAHRFCPYSKATRGNIPVELVVE
- a CDS encoding SDR family oxidoreductase, giving the protein MIVITGATGQLGRLVIDGLLEKVPAERVAAVVRDRDRAADLAARGVQLRIADYDRPETLRDAFRAGEKVLLISGTEAGRRVPQHTAVVDAARRAGVALLAYTSVLGGPEADFLLADDHRETERVILGSGLPHVLLRNGWYHENYTGQLATALEHGAVLGSAGEGRIASASRADFAAAAVAVLTGEGHENRAYELSGDVAWSLAEYAAEVTRLSGREVVYRELPPAAYQEVLVGAGVPEPMAAILVDVDAAIARGRLAGTSGDLRRLIGRPTTPLADAIAAALKG
- a CDS encoding M14 family zinc carboxypeptidase, which encodes MSDLFGTGPAWGAARYPTVDELDSAAHALARRRPDVCRLRRVGASRHGRPLRMLSIGHGSRHALVVAGAHCNEPVGRATLLRLAERLLTDDGPHGGADVTWHLLLCLDPDGARLNEPMGDTPFALTDPYRNFFRPVAAEQPELFHAGPRAGTPLPETRALTGVIDELRPFVQLTLHGVDIGGSFVQLTRAVPGIAEPFAKSAAEFQIPVELGPYDAFYWTEAGPGVYLMPRPGSREGFAGLPDEVVRSTWYYPHRYGGLTAVVEVPMWAAVDVADDRPHPDPDRALREAAGALHQRVGRVAALLDRARPFLPGEPDPLLRAARFILRVAPVVAEDWEDIARRRPHDPTIPPMTVARVRSLEIAARRAGLRTSAMLSRLLRRCEQRSAVRLGEELDALVGQWCEECRTLFRPRWIPIGHQAEHQARTVLATVERLS
- a CDS encoding MarR family winged helix-turn-helix transcriptional regulator, whose protein sequence is MVTTPNSGQASSAGGAALPSGAEMLRLDAQICFALHAASRAFGGLYRRLLRDLGLTYPQYLVMLALWEHGELSVKRLGELLRLDSGTLSPLLKRLDAAGLVRKERSARDERSVLVRPTAQGEALRERAEEVPVRIVSATGLGLEEVVRLRDTLHRLTDVLDAADPDAGTGS
- a CDS encoding winged helix-turn-helix transcriptional regulator, whose protein sequence is MSDSVTRVSGGPRCPQRMVLEHVTSRWGVLVLAALLERPHRFGELRRAVGGVTEKMLTQTLQTLERDGLVHRHAHAVIPPRVDYSLTALGEEAAGHVWSLARWSEERTERVLAAQQAYDRARRERAAGGAPRH
- a CDS encoding ABC transporter ATP-binding protein, whose protein sequence is MPLIELDDVARTFTIRAKTGRFRREKRRVRAVDGLTFTVEAGECVGYIGPNGAGKSTTIKMLTGILVPSAGRLRVAGVDPARDRVRLARRIGVVFGQRTTLWWDLPLRDSYELARRVYRIPAARYRANLERCLDLLELGPLLDTPVRQLSLGQRMRGDIAAALLHDPEVLYLDEPTIGLDIVSKNRVRRFLKDVNAEAGTTVLLTTHDLTDIEQLCSRVMVIDHGRLIHDGGLEDLHAVGRSERTLVVDLAEVTAPIEVAGARVVRVDGPRQWLAFPATSSAAPVVAAVAARYPLVDLSVREPAIEDVIARMYSEGTEGGPGGGAHPEEERTASGAAPPS
- a CDS encoding class I SAM-dependent methyltransferase produces the protein MSYTAGRLATLVRQTLGSPLPVRLRAWDGSEAGPDGPPTLVVRDRRALHRLLWKPGELGLARAWVAGEIDVEGDLYEALDRLGTLVRAGGDGDGPAPPAGRVPATLRDPRIRQLAREALALAGPALPPAPPREEAGRRRGARHSPRRDRAAISHHYDVGNDFYALVLGPSMVYSCAYWAGPDGAGPSGGGAAAADGTVRGTTLEDAQRAKLDLICRKLALRPGARLLDVGCGWGAMVAHAAEHYGVRAVGVTLSAEQAAFARERIAAAGLGDRVEIRVRDYREVTDGPYDAISSIGMAEHVGAARYREYAAALYGLLRPGGRLLNHQIARRPWAEEARYRVDRFIDRYVFPDGELAPLGSTVALLEEAGFEVRDVQALREHYALTLRAWVANLEANWAAAVRLTSPGRARVWRLYMAASALAFERNRLGVNQVLAVRATAEGVSGMPLVRGPWAERVEVERPADEPAAERPAGRPAARPGTTPG
- a CDS encoding ABC transporter permease, whose product is MPPTTPTAPADPDEPAQDGHPPPGLPARHPPAGAGAAWGLYGSVARGSFRRYATYRAATLAGLFTNTVFGFILAYTFAALWQARPGLGGYDTSQAVTYIWVSQGLLVTVAVWGGGFQDDVQTRIRDGDIVVDLYRPVDFQLWWLASDLGRAAFHLLARGIVPLAVGALAFHLRMPVSASTWVAFLLSVALAVVVSFGIRYLVSLAGFWLLDSEGLRTVALLLGMFFSGMLLPIALFPGALGEVARIMPWSAMIQIPGDVFLERRTGGDLAAAFGFQAAWALVLLAAGRAVQGLATRKVVVQGG